The following is a genomic window from Elaeis guineensis isolate ETL-2024a chromosome 10, EG11, whole genome shotgun sequence.
TATTTTAATTTGCACAAAGTGGCTAATGGAATAGAtgacataaattttatttaactaATTTATTTAAGGAGAAGGATGCCAATCAATAGAGGCAATTCTTGGTCCCATTTGTGCTAATTTGCTATTATGTTTTTGATGTCACCAGATAGGTTTATTATTTCCTGCTTTCTTGGTGCATTTGGTCCCAATAAGAAATCTTATTCCCTTGGTATGAGTTCTACTTTGATCCTGTTGCGCATTGTCTAGGACCAATATTCTAGGAAATAGTTAAAGAGTGGATGTGTCTCAATAACTACAGCAGGAGCAGGTTCAGGCACGGGAATAGACAAGTATAGAAAAGAAAATGTAATAAGGAAGCATATTAGTTATTAGGTGGAAGAGTGAGATTCTAAAAGATTTTGAAGCAGGCACAGTACCCTAGATAAGGATTCGGGCTTCTAATAAGGTTAATACATCCTTAGATGTGTGTTATCATGATAATTTTTCTCTTTGAATCCTTTTCTTATCACTTATGGCCTACGTCATAGGTGCTCGAATTATTCTATATGAATTTGGCCATTCTTCGGTTCATGGATTTCAACCACCAAATTTTGCTGGAAAACTTTGTTAAAGTAGCTTGCTTAGATGTTTGTTCTTGTATTGTACTTTTTGATGCTGTTTTTCATTTGAGATTTTGCATGTGTGGTTTTCATTTTGCTCACTGAAGAGCATCTTTGGTTGACATGTTTGTTTTCCCTGCCAGTCCACCTCAAGTTGGTAGAAATATACCTCCTTGTTTGATAATTTGTGCATTTCTTgttcatgatgccaaaaatgaaGACCATCGGGAAATTATCCATTTGCATGATGATACTATATTTCTTCTAATATCTCCTTCCATTAGCTCATGGATACACCTGTTTTGCAGGTCCATTGACACATTGCACCATGTATAAGCTTATTTTTCTTGTGTACCATTCACTTCCGATGTCATCTTTCCTTGTGCCTCTTGGATGTCTGAATCTATATCAGAGGTCTTTCCCTTCTTTTGAACATGCAGTTTTTTCATCAATTTAGATGTTAGCAATCTTGATGTTGACATTGTCAGGGTTGCTTCGACAACAATGTTACATGGAACTACTCGTTCTTTTGATACATCCACCCAATTAAACATGATATGATGTTCAGGTTCACAAGTATTCAATCATACCCAATTTAAACATGATGCACATGTTCAATTTGTGATCTTTTTATTCCATCCTCGTGTCAAAGCATATGTATCCCTTAAACATGATAACCATCTGTACTAGTTTCCATTAAGTTTTGGAAGTCCTTAAATATTTAGATGTTGCACTGGTGTAGCTCATGAAATGCTATTTTCAGTGGGTTGTTTGCATGGCTAGGGATATACTATTAGAAGCAAGGGACAAGAGATGCAACAATTGTATTTTGCTTCTTCAAATCCATGATGGAGAGATCTATACCCTCTCCTACGTGCAGTTTACATAAGCTTGATTAATGTTATGATGAACTAGTGGTAATGTAAAGACTGAAGACCAATTAACACTCACAAGGTGACTTCTGGATCAGCTTCTACCATATCAAGCTTGATGTTGGGCCATGAACTGAAGACACAAGAACCTAAAATGGCTGCTGCAGGTCGGAGGTACGAGGATATTCaggtaaattatcttaaaatgcaGAGGAATAAACTTGGCAATGACTATGTAGCGTGGATTTGGGTGTTAGTCTGCATTGCTCGGCATGCATGATGTGTGAAAGCTGCCAGCCCGGCATGCGGCATCACACAGCAGTAGTTGTGCGCCAATGCTAGGTGGGCTATACTAGCAGTGGGGATCTCTACGTCAAAATATTGCACAAAGTAAATTATAGTCCTTTTTTTGAAGTGACAAACAAGTGCAatgtatgatatatatatatatatatatatatatatatatatatatatatatatatatatatatatatatatatcatctgatttatatatgatatttgGAGACATGAAATAAAAATGACAAAAAGAAATTTCCGGTACcttaaacaaatttcttattactTGGAACCATCAGAAACTAAAATAAGTTTCATGGTGTTAGAATAAATTTCCATATTGATTTTGTAGCATCTTGTCTAAACCTAATCCAAATCTGGTGAAAAATCCACCAAGGTGTCCATATCTCACTAAGAAACCTTTAGATGTGGTTCTTTATGTGAGTGTGTGTATGTGCGCACATGTGCATGTATGTGCGTGTGTGAGGTAATCGTCCCCTTGACACTACATGTTGAGCACAAACAGTATACATACCATGCTAGTGCCACGACATCACGCCCCTATCACAAAATACTTGATCCTTGCTATATAGAAGGCTAGGAGAACCTTTTAATGTAGCTTCATCGTGTGTGTGAACaaggagcagaatatgaaggCACACTAACTTTAATTAGTTTTGTCCTTGGGATCGATAATGAAGCGAgatcaattaaatcaaaatttaaactaTAGGATAGAGTATGTCATGTTTGTAAATGCTTACCTAAGACAGTGGCTGCAAATTTATGTCACTTCAAGTTTGTTATGTGTATATGACGGGATTTCTCAGTGGTCCATAGAAGAAGTATGAAAACCACTTACTCTACTAAAATTGTTCAGGGAATAATGTTTCCCTGAAGTGAAAAGGAAGCAGAAATGGGAAATCCGATTGATGGATATTATAGTACCCAAAGAGAGAGGGAAAAGAACCATCAGCAATGGTCCTTCCAAAACATATGAAGGCAGTCGGAAAAGACTGAAATTTTTACTTTGTGTCATGATCAATCTAGGATAATTATTTACCTTGATAAGTTTCCTTGTTAAAATGAGGATTGAGGAGCTCTAGTGATGTAGGATAATGGTCAATGCATTCAAGATGTATTGACATTTTAGAAGACATAATTTTAGAGTTTTAGCAAAACAAAGGGGGTATAAGGAACCGGAATGCAGAAGAAAGCATGCATTGTATTAACCAATAACTCTTCTAATCCATCTTACGTTATTATATCTTGGATAACAATGTAAGCTTTAAATCAATTATTTCGTAAGTAGGGTAGGCAACTGCAATTTGTATCTCTCGTAAAAATCTTCAGCACTGAATAATGAGAAACTGAAGATTAGCAAGAGGGTACATGCCAATaaaagccttttttttttctgggaCACAGCCATAGAACCTGAGAAATGAGCTGATGACAGGAGAAACCTTTACCATGGGGTGGTAATGCAGCTTTAGTTCTTGCAACCAATGAGCAGCCCTGCAAAATTTTGTTGGACTTGGGAAAAAGAAGATTATACAGAGGAAATGAGGACATGTTTGTTGCTAAAAATTGCATGATCTTTAATGGCCAACATAGTGAATTTACCGTACAGGCACTGCAGTCTCACAGTAGTGAGTCGGAGATTGTTTCAATAAAGCTAATCCATAAGAACGTTTGATCTCAATGATCCTTCATCTAAAATCAGGATTGAGGTCGCTGAAATGTTCATCACCACCTAGGATGGGAGCATGGTGTCGGCGAGAAATCAGCCATCTTAAATGGGACCAATTGAAATGGTAGTGTTAGCAGGTTCCCAGTGAAAGCTGAGATTAGAGCATGGAAGCATCCAGATATTGCCGGTTATGGCCTTTTGGGAGCATTCTTATTGAGTGCTGGTTGGGGTGCAGACCATAAGGGACCATTAACTTCACTGTGGCTGTGGGTCCTTTTTTTTATCCCCCCCCCCACGTCTGTTACTATCTGAGAATGGTGGGAGGCCCAGGCCTGCCCAAGCTTTACCCAGAAATTAAGCAGTGAGATGGGGGCCCACACACGTGTTCTACCCAGGATTTCGGACGCTTCCCCCACGGTTGGTAAATCCCATAACCGTAACTTTTACTGAAGCCCCCCTCTTCGCTCCCCGGCCCCCAAGTGCAACCCTTTGTCCATTCTATTTGTTCTCAactaagaatataatttattcaGATGCTGGTAGCGGAAACATGTAGAGATGTTTAAGCTATTGTTTGGTTGCTGATACCGGTAGATTGAGGGTACGTGAGTGTACTTGGTCGTGCAATTAGATCATACTTtgtttcataaatttgaaatataagtttttattttataggATTGTAGCCATAGTTACTAGTACACCACTTTTGTATTCATTTACAATATTTTCCTGGATGCAACTAGATCTATGGATGATACAATCATGGGTGAGGTTATACGTTCAAAATGCATGCTTTCTTTTACTTTGTATTTGGTTGGGGTCATaagaggatggatggatggatagcCTCTACCATCAATTGGTTCAAAAAGTTGTAAGAAAGATGGATGAAAAAGGAGGGATTGTCCATCTACTCTAGTCTACCAATCTGTCTTCTCTCGAATTGTAAGgatgcaagaaaaaaatagatggaGCATTTATAAGTGGATTTTTGCATTGACAAAATTATCcttcattatttttttgataaaactagaatcttcttcatttttcattcatattatttatatatatttttatatataccattaatcatatactatttaattttattattaattattttaattttagtacataattttcataattataattaaataaccagaattatcttttatttatctatttatattaactatttttaattaactatttaaattagattacctatttgtataatattaattaaccatttaaactaaattataaattaattagttatttatataattaatttatcgataattaatttatgaagtcatatattaaattaaattaaaaataaatatttatataatttttatataattatagattataaagattataagtttatacgTTGTTTacttttttagtataaataaatattatttatttttttaatataaataagtattataaattgttaataataatatttttttattaaaagagagtttagtaaaaatattatataaatatcatctatcctctctttcatttttcctaTAGCAAATAGAGAAGAGAATTATTTCCATCTATTCTTCTATATTTCACCAAACATTTGATTATTCTATTCATCCTGTCCCCCATCCACCTTCCTCCACCCATCCTTCCTCCAATCTATCTTTCATACCAAATAGAGGGTTAGAGCAAAATCTTCTGTGAATATGTAATTACAACTAATAGAACGCCAAAGCAAATGCAAGTAGTGGTAACTAGAATGGAATGCAGCATGGCTACAATTGCAAAAACTTGCTATCATCTTACTCTTCCTTTGTCAAGAACATACTATAAGCTAGGGGGCTATTTGGATGCCTACAAAATCTATCAGAAACCTTTTATTCAAGccccaaaataatcaagattaaaGAAATCAATTTTGAGCATATTGTACATCCACTTTGGATACTTCTCCTCCTTGGCTAATCTTTAATCTTTCTTTGGCTTAGGATGAACGTAAGCTATGCCTGCTTCCAAACAAGTGTAATAATTTGTTGATTGTTGTGTCGGTACGTTGGGCTATCTGCTCGTATTGGCATTACATTTTGTCATGGCCCATCTTTGCTCTCCAAAACATGATATTTGATAGGGTTCTATATGAGAAATAAACATTGTTGATGATGATGGCATTTGCGTAAATAACCAAATGCTTGGGTCTGAGTGGTTCCCCATTAGGGTACGCTGCTCGACTGCGGGCCGGGCCCCGGGCAATCGCCCCAGTACGACTGGCATTCGTGCTGGTGCAATGACCTTAATGCCCCTTTTGTTCGACAGATTATCCTAAAAGTCCTCCATCAACTTAGACCCATTGACAAAGTCTCTGACATCCATCCATGATCAGACGGCTTAGAATGTCGGTTCCATGATTAATCTTGCATCACAAGGCATCAAGTGatcaattttcttctttcttcttttcttaaatAAAACTAAATTGCTACATGAATTTAGAGGTGCATACTATCTCTGTATAGGTGAAATTTGTTTAGAATTGTCATAGAAACTAGCTTCATCTGAAAAAACCAGCAGCTAATGAAATATTTCTTTGTGGCCATGGTAAAATGAGAAGCACAGACACGACGTCGAATGCTTCTCTCCTTTGAAATCCATGTATACTGATTTTGAGGACCCTGTCAGTAGTAGAGCCAGAATTTTACTGATGACTACTAAGTGATTGGTTAATTTAAGAACATTGGTTTTGATATGCAACATAAAAAGTTCAAATGCTTGGAAACTAGTTTTGCAAATAAATTCTTAGGCTAACCATCTAAGAATTAACCTAAAAGGAGATTATGCTCCATTTAATTAGCTAGCAATGATGTTTGTAGAGGGTAGTCAAactctattatttttgctttacATTAACAAACATCTCCATGGCTCCTAAGTAGATTAACATATTTGCAATGTCAGTCATCTACTTTACTTTCATCCAAGAACCTGCTTAGCTGCGCATCTACCATGAAGTCCAATGCATTGTTAATTTGTTACGGTCACATACAATAAACAACCACTCAATAAAACTAGATCTCTGCTCCTAGACACACCCCACAACTTAAAAAACCAGAAAACCCTAGAGCAATTTTTATCTCATAAAGCAGCTTTAAAGAAAGTAGTGATTGCAATCATGTTTTGCCAGAGGCTTGTGCATAGTTGGGAAGGATCGCTTCCACATTATTGATGAATTCTGGTCTCCCAAGATCCAGTTGGTCAACCACTTTCCTAGACTATATAATTAGGCAccaggctctctctctctctctctcacatgatCTCACTTGCATTATGTCTTCTTCACCACAATCTCTGAATCTGATCATGTCATGGAGCTGACCAGGAGACTATGCTTGAAAGGATGAAGACATGAACAAGATGTGAAGATCTTTACTGTCAATAACAAAAGTAAATTACATACTATTCCTTCATTTATTAATATGGAAATAAACTAGGAGGACCACCTCAAGAATCTCTGGGTATCTCAATAAGCCAAAAAATTTATATACTCGTTTAACAGCTGGTTTGCTGTGAAATACTAAGTAGTGGGACAGTTTTCAACAAGCAGTTACTATTTGAATAATGCTCTACTAACGTCACACTGGAAGATGCCATCTATATGCTCTTTCTACTTGGTTATTTTTTATCCTCCTACAGTTACTATTCCTGACACTTTGAAGGATAGGgtcctcaagaaaaaaaaaaaaaaaaaaaaaaaaaaagaacaaagtaTGGTGCCATTTCATGGTTCGAACCTGTTAGCTCCAtaagatttattattattattattattattattcaagagAAAGGGTTCCAACAGAGCATCTAAAGAAGTGGCTCCAAAATATTATGTGGTGTAGATATGGAACAAAAGTATCTGTTGAAATGGGGTTCTCAGAAACCTCTAGCATGCCTTGCTTAGTTGTAGCTTGGAGACTTGCTCTGTCCTCTATTCTGAATGCTCACTTTTAGGAGCAAAAACAATAAAGAGATTTCTCTGGGTTTGTGATGAGAAACTGCTCTGAATCATCAGATTCAGTGCATGTCCGAGGCCCTTTGGAACACTTTGGTCTGCCAAAAAAAGTGTTGCCATGCTGGTAGAACAGTGTATCACTATATAATGGGGAACATACTAGGCAAGCAAAGATTCTAGTACAAGAAAAAATGAagggaccaacaagggaggaagACCTTGCGGTCCCCCTGTCAGGCCAAGGTTAATAGCCCGCTGAAGTGAGTACTAGAAAATTTAAGTCATGGGTCCGGTGACTAGACCGCCACCAGAGCCCAATCTGACAGCAACCAGCAGTGGAACCAGCGCAATCCAGGGTGGTCCATGGCCTAAGGATGCGACACTATTCAATGACATGCAACATTCCTGAATTAGGCTTgaaaattccataaatcctacTATATCAGAGCAGTTGAATCAAGTAGAGGAAATCAAGTTAACTAAAGTCATTATGTTGTGTTGAACTGTGTTAATGGCTCAAGCTACTACTCTCTTAAGAGTTTGGATGCATTGATGCTAAACTTACGCCATTACCAAATATCTCATGGGTTCACAGAGCTGGAGAAGATCAGAAGACTGGTTACAGATAGATGATAGAGATAATAGATGATGACATGATAGACATTTATAGACGAAACGATCTCCTCATTCCTAAAGACTTCTCCTCAGCCATTGGAACAGACAAAGCCAGAGGAAACAAAATGAGGAATGTGAAAGTTCTTCCTGACACAGTCaacaaagaaaaagaacaaaCAATGGGTAATACACAAGGAGGGCATTGAAGCCCATTGGAAAACAGCTTCTGTCTGACAAGATACCATGGAGCTTTGATGAGTTCTTTGGTCCCAGCTCGCACAGAAAGCCTTTCAGAACTCAGTCATCTGCAACACAATTAAATTGAAAGATGGGTGATAAAAGGATTAATACAACAATGGAGAAGACAATATATTGGGATGGAAGGATCATTGGGCAGTGGGGACTACACCATTGCGATATCGGGAACCGGTGACCGGGAAGTCGTGATGAGACATGGGGATGGAGATTGAGAGTTGGGTCTTGGAGTAGGTAGATGCCTGGTTGGAGTTCTCCTGTTCCAAATCCACCCATGAGTCTCTGCTCCTCTGCGGCCACTCATCGAAGAAGTGGCGCAGAGGCCTCTGGCCCTCCTCCTGCTCCCTCTCCACCTTCACAGGCCTCTCCAGCTTGAAATCAGCCCCCAGAACAAAGCAGTGCTGCTGCTTCTCCTCTGCATCCCTTCCACAGTGAGAGTAGGTGCTCTGCTGCAGAGCAGAACTCCCCTGTTTGGTATCTCCTAGTGAACTCATCCCTAGTGGCCTGAACTGCCATGAGCTCTCCTTCTCACTTCCTGAGGCCTCTGAAAAGAAGCAGTACTCATCCACATCCTTCATTCCATGACAATACCTGCCATTCCAGTCATTCATACCACTagttatagatagatagatagatagatagatagatagagagagagagagagagagagagagagagagagagagagatgaatccAAACCTGTAGTTCTTGTCAGCTTGGGTGTAGGATGGAGCATGTAGATTGAAGTGGGGAGTGTTGAGGCCAACACCAGGTATCCTAGAAGAGGGGTGGGAGGGATACAGAAGCTGGTGAGAGTCTGgagtggagatggagagaggaggTGGGTGGAGGGAGGGGGTGTGGGAGGTGGAAGGGGTGGAAGAAGAGGTGGAAGAGGGGAGGCTGGTGGCCAAAGACATTTCCACAGGCTTTCTTGAACGGTTCTTGCCTCTGTGCATGTGCCTCTCACAGTATTTGGAGTCTGGGTAGGCCTCTTTGGAACACCTCCACTTCTTCCCATCAGTTCTCCTGCACCTCCCTGGCTCTGGATCCTCTGCCTTCCTGCCAAAACCCATCTGGTTCCAGCCCCAGCTCACTGCCATACAGAGACCCAGATCAAAACATTTTCCTCTCAAAAAACCACATGGAAGAGAAGTAAATTcaaatatctatctatctatctatctatctatatatatatatacacacacacacacatatatatatatagagagagagagagagaaagagagagaagaaacttACTTGAAGGCTGGGGAGGGAAGGCCAAAGTTGGGGAGGGGATGGTGGAATCCAGCAGGAAACTCCTCCTTATGGGGAGGATGAGATCAGAGGGGATGGGGATTCCTGAGGCCATATACTTGAAGATGAGAGCCTGGTGCTCCAGCTCCTGCCACTGAGAGGGTGTGAAGGGATACCTAGAGGTGTTCCTCCCACTCATCATCATCTCAAAGCCAAAGAACAAACCTATCAACTTCAAGAGGAGAAGAGGTGAAAACAGAGAGGAAATGAGAGAGGAGACAAGCTACACCTGCTtacatatattgatatatttgtaTGGAGTTAGATGCTACAAATAGGAGAGAGGAAAGGGGGGGCTGCCTGCATTTAACGCtgaggagtttcagaaattataATAAACAATAATATTAGGATGGGGATTATTTTATGATGTGGGTGCATAGGATGGGTCATTCAGTCAAGAGGCAGAGTGTAGGCTGCAGAATCTTCTGTGTAGTTGCATGGATCAATCAAGACTCCTGAGGCTTATAGAATAtataacaaaagaaaagaaaaagggcaaGCAAAAGGGTTGGGTGGTGGAGTGATGATATATGGTGCATGCCTTTCCATGTCACTCGGGTAAAAGCCACCAGTTTAATGCTAATGGCTGTCAGAATGGTTGCAGGTGGTTCTGCCACCTGGGAGCAGTAGACTCTGCTCTTATTATTATGGCTGAGAGCAGGAGCAGCAGCAGGAGGGGCAGGAGCAGGTCTGCCAACCAGAGGAGAGCAgggctctcgctctctctctctatctttagctctatatttctctctctatctcttcctATCTCTGCAGCAAGCTGCTGTGCTCTGGTGCCTTTTGCTGCTGTTGTCTCCTGCCAGCTTTACGGAAACTCATAAACAAAAGAGTTGTTTGGGGTTTAAACAAAAACACAAAGTAATGGTAAAGATGTGGAAGTGTGGAacaatgagaaagagagaggagagagagagagagagagagagagagagagagagaggaaaggaagGAGCTTTAACACACTGTACTCTACTGCGGCTTCTCACTTTTTGCTGTTGTTTCTTCCTTTcttatcttaattaattttatgtTTTACTTAGTTCTTTTTATCTCTCTTTAATGGgattcttcttttcctcacctGAAGCTGGCTCTGATTTGGGTTTTACTTTGAATTTGGAAAAATAGATGATACAGTGAGTGCTGCTATGGGCACCAACTGGTAAGGAAATTGGAAGTTCAGAATgcctcctctccttttctccaCCAATTATGTTTTATACTTAGAATAATCCAATGACTGGCTTTATGGGGAAGGCATGAAGGAGAATTATAGAGGTAAGGTTGCAGGAAGGTGATCTGATCTCATGTTGGTCACCAGAGTACTGTCTGCTCAGTCTCCTTTAATACCTTTATCTAAATCCTTAGTAGTTTAATGGAGTTTCTGGATATGATTTGGTTTAAGACATTTTATCTGATGCTTGTGATGGTACACCTCACTAAAGAAGTGCATTGTTGGTACACAACGTGAAAGTTGGAACTAAAATGAGGAACATATGGACCTGG
Proteins encoded in this region:
- the LOC105053097 gene encoding growth-regulating factor 1 isoform X2; translated protein: MMMSGRNTSRYPFTPSQWQELEHQALIFKYMASGIPIPSDLILPIRRSFLLDSTIPSPTLAFPPQPSMSWGWNQMGFGRKAEDPEPGRCRRTDGKKWRCSKEAYPDSKYCERHMHRGKNRSRKPVEMSLATSLPSSTSSSTPSTSHTPSLHPPPLSISTPDSHQLLYPSHPSSRIPGVGLNTPHFNLHAPSYTQADKNYRYCHGMKDVDEYCFFSEASGSEKESSWQFRPLGMSSLGDTKQGSSALQQSTYSHCGRDAEEKQQHCFVLGADFKLERPVKVEREQEEGQRPLRHFFDEWPQRSRDSWVDLEQENSNQASTYSKTQLSISIPMSHHDFPVTGSRYRNDD
- the LOC105053097 gene encoding growth-regulating factor 1 isoform X1; translated protein: MMMSGRNTSRYPFTPSQWQELEHQALIFKYMASGIPIPSDLILPIRRSFLLDSTIPSPTLAFPPQPSMSWGWNQMGFGRKAEDPEPGRCRRTDGKKWRCSKEAYPDSKYCERHMHRGKNRSRKPVEMSLATSLPSSTSSSTPSTSHTPSLHPPPLSISTPDSHQLLYPSHPSSRIPGVGLNTPHFNLHAPSYTQADKNYRYCHGMKDVDEYCFFSEASGSEKESSWQFRPLGMSSLGDTKQGSSALQQSTYSHCGRDAEEKQQHCFVLGADFKLERPVKVEREQEEGQRPLRHFFDEWPQRSRDSWVDLEQENSNQASTYSKTQLSISIPMSHHDFPVTGSRYRNGVVPTAQ